One region of Channa argus isolate prfri chromosome 20, Channa argus male v1.0, whole genome shotgun sequence genomic DNA includes:
- the tdrkh gene encoding tudor and KH domain-containing protein isoform X2, translated as MNAVGEVHKSTLSSGKIVALAAGLSVGATVGYIIYRQISSANSSQGLNVEVSKMTLPVESYRNISRYQAKFLEMVSQKSGAHVRVLSDSGEPGTKAAVSFLLRGSKEQVLLARCILENLVTESEPVTVDIEVPKMAFGRIIGRGGETMKLITRTTGAKVSCSKEKTHGPGTKGKVIITGTKEEVKQAKELIIEKVKEEKMVRTKILKLSALRQKRGHIVVNQRPDCRETDALLGLNNNGPYSQTEKNWLVHACENTEEPENISNIMEEEKINTEKERGGMNISIKSLPEVSKFEIPSPDLSFQPDEHLEVYVSALENPNHFWIQILGVRSLQLDNLTEEMNRFYTSGNPAVTIYPAVSLYLMSLLTQIKRKRKFNMQETIYNTQFVTIPVVVFSRSTGWRPLWWETLLLLHSETMAHGIGPGCWESWALDSWTFTMWILGTTGNYPETPSAV; from the exons ATGAATGCAGTAGGGGAAGTTCACAAGAGCACTCTGAGCTCGGGCAAAATAGTGGCCCTGGCTGCGGGGCTCTCAGTCGGGGCTACAGTGGGTTACATCATCTACCGTCAGATAAGCAGTGCCAACAGCA GTCAGGGACTCAATGTTGAAGTGTCAAAGATGACACTTCCTGTGGAATCTTATAGGAACATATCCAGATACCAAGCCAAGTTTTTGGAAATG GTGAGCCAGAAATCTGGAGCTCATGTGAGGGTTTTGTCAGATTCAGGAGAACCTGGAACTAAGGCAGCTGTATCCTTCCTGCTGCGGGGTTCTAAAGAGCAAGTCTTACTGGCCCGCTGCATCCTGGAGAACCTAGTAACAGAGTCTGAACCAGTCACTGTGGATATAGAAGTTCCTAAGATGGCATTTGGACGAATCATAG gccGCGGTGGAGAGACTATGAAACTAATCACAAGGACCACAGGGGCCAAAGTATCTTGTTCCAAAGAGAAGACACATGGTCCGGGTACAAAGGGTAAAGTTATAATCACAGGGACCAAAGAAGAAGTGAAACAGGCCAAA GAGCTGATTATAGAAAAAGTCAAGGAGGAGAAGATGGTCAGGACAAAGATTTTAAAGTTATCAGCTCTGCGGCAGAAACGTGGCCATATTGTGGTCAATCAAAGGCCAGACTGCAGAGAAACTGATGCACTTCTGGGTTTAAACAACAATGGTCCCTACTCCCAGACAGAGAAAAATTGGCTTGTTCATGCCTGTGAAAATACAGAAGAAccagaaaatatttcaaacataatggaggaagagaaaattAACACAGAAAAGGAGAGGGGGGGGATGAATATCTCCATAAAGTCACTACCTGAAGTTTCCAAGTTTGAAA tTCCTAGCCCAGACCTCAGCTTCCAGCCTGATGAACATCTAGAAGTTTATGTTTCGGCATTGGAAAACCCGAATCACTTCTGGATCCAGATCCTGGGGGTTCGTTCCCTCCAGCTTGACAATCTGACAGAGGAGATGAACCGCTTCTACACCAGTGGGAACCCCGCAGTAACAATATACCCTGCTGTCTCCTTATACTTAATGTCTTTATTAACACAGatcaagagaaaaagaaaatttaacaTGCAGGAAACAATATATAACACTCAGTTTGTAACCATCCCTGTTGTTGTGTTCTCGAGGAGCACAGGGTGGAGACCATTGTGGTGGGAGACATTGTTGCTGCTCCATTCAGAGACCATGGCACATGGAATAGGGCCAGGGTGCTGGGAGTCTTGGGCTCTGGACTCGTGGACCTTTACTATGTGGATTTTGGGGACAACGGGGAATTACCCAGAGACACCCTCTGCCGTATGA
- the tdrkh gene encoding tudor and KH domain-containing protein isoform X3 — protein MDIGLYKTHVFLNYSPRTLFSQWSILLGALRIMNAVGEVHKSTLSSGKIVALAAGLSVGATVGYIIYRQISSANSSQGLNVEVSKMTLPVESYRNISRYQAKFLEMVSQKSGAHVRVLSDSGEPGTKAAVSFLLRGSKEQVLLARCILENLVTESEPVTVDIEVPKMAFGRIIGRGGETMKLITRTTGAKVSCSKEKTHGPGTKGKVIITGTKEEVKQAKELIIEKVKEEKMVRTKILKLSALRQKRGHIVVNQRPDCRETDALLGLNNNGPYSQTEKNWLVHACENTEEPENISNIMEEEKINTEKERGGMNISIKSLPEVSKFEIPSPDLSFQPDEHLEVYVSALENPNHFWIQILGVRSLQLDNLTEEMNRFYTSGNPAEHRVETIVVGDIVAAPFRDHGTWNRARVLGVLGSGLVDLYYVDFGDNGELPRDTLCRMRSDFLSLPFQAIECSLAGVRPKGEVWTEASLDKFEHLTHCASWRPLQAKLCSYFHSETSSWPSVKLYDNSEGKTVDIGEELICHGHAVSFQEVESRRSETDSLGCLQRMLDDVIGASSELSLSCISLSEVASISGSADDFIEDELL, from the exons ATGGATATTGGACTGTACAAGACCCATGTTTTTCTCAACTACAGTCCCAGAACTCTCTTCTCTCA GTGGAGCATCCTGCTGGGTGCACTGCGTATAATGAATGCAGTAGGGGAAGTTCACAAGAGCACTCTGAGCTCGGGCAAAATAGTGGCCCTGGCTGCGGGGCTCTCAGTCGGGGCTACAGTGGGTTACATCATCTACCGTCAGATAAGCAGTGCCAACAGCA GTCAGGGACTCAATGTTGAAGTGTCAAAGATGACACTTCCTGTGGAATCTTATAGGAACATATCCAGATACCAAGCCAAGTTTTTGGAAATG GTGAGCCAGAAATCTGGAGCTCATGTGAGGGTTTTGTCAGATTCAGGAGAACCTGGAACTAAGGCAGCTGTATCCTTCCTGCTGCGGGGTTCTAAAGAGCAAGTCTTACTGGCCCGCTGCATCCTGGAGAACCTAGTAACAGAGTCTGAACCAGTCACTGTGGATATAGAAGTTCCTAAGATGGCATTTGGACGAATCATAG gccGCGGTGGAGAGACTATGAAACTAATCACAAGGACCACAGGGGCCAAAGTATCTTGTTCCAAAGAGAAGACACATGGTCCGGGTACAAAGGGTAAAGTTATAATCACAGGGACCAAAGAAGAAGTGAAACAGGCCAAA GAGCTGATTATAGAAAAAGTCAAGGAGGAGAAGATGGTCAGGACAAAGATTTTAAAGTTATCAGCTCTGCGGCAGAAACGTGGCCATATTGTGGTCAATCAAAGGCCAGACTGCAGAGAAACTGATGCACTTCTGGGTTTAAACAACAATGGTCCCTACTCCCAGACAGAGAAAAATTGGCTTGTTCATGCCTGTGAAAATACAGAAGAAccagaaaatatttcaaacataatggaggaagagaaaattAACACAGAAAAGGAGAGGGGGGGGATGAATATCTCCATAAAGTCACTACCTGAAGTTTCCAAGTTTGAAA tTCCTAGCCCAGACCTCAGCTTCCAGCCTGATGAACATCTAGAAGTTTATGTTTCGGCATTGGAAAACCCGAATCACTTCTGGATCCAGATCCTGGGGGTTCGTTCCCTCCAGCTTGACAATCTGACAGAGGAGATGAACCGCTTCTACACCAGTGGGAACCCCGCA GAGCACAGGGTGGAGACCATTGTGGTGGGAGACATTGTTGCTGCTCCATTCAGAGACCATGGCACATGGAATAGGGCCAGGGTGCTGGGAGTCTTGGGCTCTGGACTCGTGGACCTTTACTATGTGGATTTTGGGGACAACGGGGAATTACCCAGAGACACCCTCTGCCGTATGAG GAGTGACTTCCTCAGTTTACCATTTCAAGCTATTGAGTGCAGCTTAGCAGGAGTGAGACCGAAAG GAGAGGTGTGGACTGAGGCATCCCTTGATAAGTTCGAGCATCTGACTCACTGTGCCTCCTGGAGACCCCTGCAGGCTAAACTATGCAGCTACTTTCACTCAGAGACCTCCTCCTGGCCCAGTGTCAAGCTGTATGACAACAGTGAGGGCAAG ACTGTAGATATTGGTGAGGAGCTCATATGCCATGGCCATGCTGTCAGCTTCCAGGAAGTAGAGAGCAGAAGGTCTGAGACTGACAGTCTTGGCTGCCTGCAGAGGATGCTG gATGACGTCATAGGAGCATCATCGGAGCTCAGTCTCTCCTGCATCAGCTTATCAG AAGTTGCCTCTATCTCAGGAAGTGCTGATGATTTCATAGAGGATGAGCTGCTTTGA
- the tdrkh gene encoding tudor and KH domain-containing protein isoform X1: MNAVGEVHKSTLSSGKIVALAAGLSVGATVGYIIYRQISSANSSQGLNVEVSKMTLPVESYRNISRYQAKFLEMVSQKSGAHVRVLSDSGEPGTKAAVSFLLRGSKEQVLLARCILENLVTESEPVTVDIEVPKMAFGRIIGRGGETMKLITRTTGAKVSCSKEKTHGPGTKGKVIITGTKEEVKQAKELIIEKVKEEKMVRTKILKLSALRQKRGHIVVNQRPDCRETDALLGLNNNGPYSQTEKNWLVHACENTEEPENISNIMEEEKINTEKERGGMNISIKSLPEVSKFEIPSPDLSFQPDEHLEVYVSALENPNHFWIQILGVRSLQLDNLTEEMNRFYTSGNPAEHRVETIVVGDIVAAPFRDHGTWNRARVLGVLGSGLVDLYYVDFGDNGELPRDTLCRMRSDFLSLPFQAIECSLAGVRPKGEVWTEASLDKFEHLTHCASWRPLQAKLCSYFHSETSSWPSVKLYDNSEGKTVDIGEELICHGHAVSFQEVESRRSETDSLGCLQRMLDDVIGASSELSLSCISLSEVASISGSADDFIEDELL; the protein is encoded by the exons ATGAATGCAGTAGGGGAAGTTCACAAGAGCACTCTGAGCTCGGGCAAAATAGTGGCCCTGGCTGCGGGGCTCTCAGTCGGGGCTACAGTGGGTTACATCATCTACCGTCAGATAAGCAGTGCCAACAGCA GTCAGGGACTCAATGTTGAAGTGTCAAAGATGACACTTCCTGTGGAATCTTATAGGAACATATCCAGATACCAAGCCAAGTTTTTGGAAATG GTGAGCCAGAAATCTGGAGCTCATGTGAGGGTTTTGTCAGATTCAGGAGAACCTGGAACTAAGGCAGCTGTATCCTTCCTGCTGCGGGGTTCTAAAGAGCAAGTCTTACTGGCCCGCTGCATCCTGGAGAACCTAGTAACAGAGTCTGAACCAGTCACTGTGGATATAGAAGTTCCTAAGATGGCATTTGGACGAATCATAG gccGCGGTGGAGAGACTATGAAACTAATCACAAGGACCACAGGGGCCAAAGTATCTTGTTCCAAAGAGAAGACACATGGTCCGGGTACAAAGGGTAAAGTTATAATCACAGGGACCAAAGAAGAAGTGAAACAGGCCAAA GAGCTGATTATAGAAAAAGTCAAGGAGGAGAAGATGGTCAGGACAAAGATTTTAAAGTTATCAGCTCTGCGGCAGAAACGTGGCCATATTGTGGTCAATCAAAGGCCAGACTGCAGAGAAACTGATGCACTTCTGGGTTTAAACAACAATGGTCCCTACTCCCAGACAGAGAAAAATTGGCTTGTTCATGCCTGTGAAAATACAGAAGAAccagaaaatatttcaaacataatggaggaagagaaaattAACACAGAAAAGGAGAGGGGGGGGATGAATATCTCCATAAAGTCACTACCTGAAGTTTCCAAGTTTGAAA tTCCTAGCCCAGACCTCAGCTTCCAGCCTGATGAACATCTAGAAGTTTATGTTTCGGCATTGGAAAACCCGAATCACTTCTGGATCCAGATCCTGGGGGTTCGTTCCCTCCAGCTTGACAATCTGACAGAGGAGATGAACCGCTTCTACACCAGTGGGAACCCCGCA GAGCACAGGGTGGAGACCATTGTGGTGGGAGACATTGTTGCTGCTCCATTCAGAGACCATGGCACATGGAATAGGGCCAGGGTGCTGGGAGTCTTGGGCTCTGGACTCGTGGACCTTTACTATGTGGATTTTGGGGACAACGGGGAATTACCCAGAGACACCCTCTGCCGTATGAG GAGTGACTTCCTCAGTTTACCATTTCAAGCTATTGAGTGCAGCTTAGCAGGAGTGAGACCGAAAG GAGAGGTGTGGACTGAGGCATCCCTTGATAAGTTCGAGCATCTGACTCACTGTGCCTCCTGGAGACCCCTGCAGGCTAAACTATGCAGCTACTTTCACTCAGAGACCTCCTCCTGGCCCAGTGTCAAGCTGTATGACAACAGTGAGGGCAAG ACTGTAGATATTGGTGAGGAGCTCATATGCCATGGCCATGCTGTCAGCTTCCAGGAAGTAGAGAGCAGAAGGTCTGAGACTGACAGTCTTGGCTGCCTGCAGAGGATGCTG gATGACGTCATAGGAGCATCATCGGAGCTCAGTCTCTCCTGCATCAGCTTATCAG AAGTTGCCTCTATCTCAGGAAGTGCTGATGATTTCATAGAGGATGAGCTGCTTTGA